CATCCAGGACACGCTCCTCGCGGGACCGCGCTAGGCGAGGTCCGCACACCACTCACCCTCCCGCGCTCCACGAGCGGCCGTCCAGCCGCGGAAAGTCGACGCGGTAGCTTCCAGGTTCCAGGCCTTCCAGGCGGGCGTGGCCGTTGGCGTCGAGTGCGCCTTCGATGCTGCGCCCGTCCTGCGTGGTGACCACGAACGCCTCGCCGGGCACCGGAAGCCCGTCGTCGTCCACCAGCTCGATCTCCGTCCACACCGTCGCGGCGTCGGACGGCGCGGGGCTGGTGGAGACAAAGGGAGCGGCGGACTGGCGCGCGGCGCTCAGGGCGGCGGCCTGCGGGGTGCCCGCCCCGCCGCCACCCGAATCGCCGATCAGCACCGTGAGGGCGCCCGCCGTGATGACGCCTCCGTGCATCGTCGCGTCCCCCATGCGCGCCGCTGGCCTCCCGCCGATGAACACCGTCGCCGAGCCGCGCACGATGGTGTCCGGTGGCCCCGTGCAGGTGCACATCGTACCCACGACGGCCGCGGGCATCCCGGCCAGAAACACCGTGGGCACGCCGGCCGGGAGGATGGGTCCGCCCACGTGCGGCTTGGGGCCGTCGCACATCGGGCAGGCGTGCATGTCGCCGACCCGGGCGG
The window above is part of the Longimicrobium sp. genome. Proteins encoded here:
- a CDS encoding PAAR domain-containing protein — translated: MPMLPAARVGDMHACPMCDGPKPHVGGPILPAGVPTVFLAGMPAAVVGTMCTCTGPPDTIVRGSATVFIGGRPAARMGDATMHGGVITAGALTVLIGDSGGGGAGTPQAAALSAARQSAAPFVSTSPAPSDAATVWTEIELVDDDGLPVPGEAFVVTTQDGRSIEGALDANGHARLEGLEPGSYRVDFPRLDGRSWSAGG